The Peromyscus eremicus chromosome 2, PerEre_H2_v1, whole genome shotgun sequence genome includes the window agacagggtctctctatgtatccctggctttcctagaactcactatgtagaccaggctggcctcaaactcacaaagatcagcctacctctgcctcctgggtatgaagattaaaggtgtacaccaccatattTCACTCTTTCATTCATCTTAACTCTGATGATAAGATGGCTtcagcccggcagtggtggtgcacgcctttaatcccagcactcgggaggcagagcaggccaccctgatctacagaatgagttccaggacagccagggctacatggaaaaatcctgtctcaggaaaaaaatttaaaaagtgttgaTTGATGCAGTGTTTCCCTCTTATAAATAGTGCTATTTCTGATCATTTACTTAGGACAACTTCTTAAAGGTGAAATTGCTTAAAATGGTTGGAgtcaatttttgtgtgtgtgtgtgggggggggtgttttgagacagggtttctctgtgtagctttgcgcctttcctggatctcactctgtagaccaggctggcctcgaactcacagagatctgcctgcctctgtctcccaagtgctgggtttaaaggtgtgtgccaccaccacccagctggagtcaattcttttttttttttttttttttttttttggtttttcgagacagggtttctctgtgtagttttgtgccttttcctggaactcacttggtagcccaggctggcctcgaactcacagagatccacctggctctgcctcccgagtgctgggattaaaggtgtgcgccaccaccgcccggcctggtgtCAATTCTTAAAACTGGGGTAAAAACATTTTACCATTTTACTTTTTTGCTCCCCtctggtgttggggattgaacttacaGTCTTACACACCCTGTGGCagtgctctaccaatgagctacatccccaaccctcttcttacatttttaagacaaagtctgaGTAAGTTGCCctaggctgatcttgaattcacTCTATAGTAGCTCAAGCTGGCATTTAACTTgtaactctcctgcctcagcttttccaGTAGCTGGGATCAGAGGCACAGCATTTCAGTCATTTAAAGTCTATATACAAAAGTATTAACATTGCTATGCACCAAATCTCTAGAATTTTGTCTTGCAAAATGAACTTTATATCCACAGAATAATAACTCTCCTTTCCACTCCCAACCCCAGGTCCTGGCAGCactctcccccacacacacccctggcaCCCACTCCCCTCCCACCTTCCACCCCCTGCCAACCCATGGCAGTCACTCTCTCCTTTAGCCCTTGGCAGGCACTCCGCCCCCCTTCCCCAGCTCCTGGTACTTTGTTGCTTAGAGTTTGACTAGAATTGACACCTTGTATAAAAGGAAGCATACAGTAACGTGTGTGTGAGCACTCATGTGATTTTGCCTGTTTTTAAGGTTTTGCGATCTGATGCAGAATTGGCCTCCCAAGAGAATGTAACAACTCACACTTAGACTGAAAGTACCTGAGTATCCATGTAGGCTCCCCACTGGATGCTTAATTATGTAGACCTGGGAGGTCTGGAATTTGCTaggtataccaggctggcctcaaatacacAGAGATCCGTTTGCCTCTGCctttagagtgctgggattaagtatGCACCATCTTGCACAGAAATTCTTACCACTTTGACAGAGGAACAAAGAAGCAGGTCTGAATGTGTCTACAGAGGtcattgtcctctgactcctgGTTAAAATACTTGCTTTAGCACTTACTAGACCTTGGACAAACCACTTAACTTGTCAATCCCTGTTCCTGTATAGAATGTGCATACTAGCTTATTGGTACACGTCTGTATAATGCATCCTTATTGTGAGGACTAAGGACTCAATCATGTATTCTAAGAATAGTGCCTGGAATAtaggaagacccaaagagaagCAGCTATTGTtatttctctgcctcctcctcctctctctctcctcctccaccttcccttCTTTAGTCAATTCTTGCTAATATAACAATGAAAACAATAGCTAGAAATTGTATTTTACACCCCGTTGATTATCCGTGTCtatgtctccccagtgctgggattaaaggtgtacactaccaggCCTGACTTGtcttgtatttaaaatgtttgtttgtttgtttgtttgtttttaaagcaccATGGCAAACAGGATCCTATTTGATCCTTGTTATAGACCTGTAAATCAGGAAGGAAGCAATCAGCCATCCTGACTTTTGGATTTAGAACTTGATGCTCAGAATTCCAGTGCTAACCAGTTCCAATCCCAGGAATCACATTTCGCCCTTCAAAGCTTCACAGTTGTCCCAGAAACTAGAAGCCGGGAAAAGCTTTGGTTACTCGTAAGAACGGCCCTGTcacaggccccgcccctcccgctCTAGGTCCCGCCCTCTAGCCACAGACCCCACCCTACCCGCCTCCGACTCCGCCCCTCCCGGTCCGGCCACGCCCAGGAGAGCTCTCTGCGCGCGCGCAGTGGCTCCTGCGGGAGGGACACCTTAGGCCGCGGCCCCGCCCTCCCCGGCGCGGCCCGCCCAGTTCAAGGGCAGCAGGGCTGGGTGCTCCCGTCCCGCCGAAGGGGAAGGCGAGGGTGAACCCCGCGTGGGGGCTGGTCTGCGACGTGGCGGAGGCCCGGAGCCCCAGGCGGGGTAGGGAAGGGCGCGGACCCCCGAGCCGCCATCTTGCTGCGGAGGGGCCGGGAGGGCGGGGCTGGCTGAGGGCGCTGCCGCGAACCGAGTGGCTTACCCCTCGGCCTCAGAGACCTGGCCGTGGCGCACGCCCCCGGGTTGGAGCTGCTTTCTCGGGCCTTCTCATCTGCTGCTCACCCGGAGTTGGTAGGGAAAGGCCCAGGAAATGACTGCTGTCCCATTGTGcaggaaactgagactcagaagtAAGGAGGAGACTGGACTAGGAACGCACAGCGAGGTGCTGGCAGTGGGACTCCAGGGCACCCTGCCTCCCTGCCAAGCTAGGGAGTTGGGAGAAAGACTAGCAAGCCGTTCTCTTTTTGTACCATCAGGTCAGAGCTGACCAAGAAGCATTCAGAAGCCAAGCCATGGATCCACCTGGCcggaaagaaaaatccaaagttAAAGAACCTGCCTTCAGAGTGGAGAAGGCTAAGCAGAAATCTGCGCAGCAGGAGCTGAAGCAAAGACAAAGAGCAGAGGTGGGTCTCAGGAGGGGGCTCTGTGTGCCCGAGTCCGTTGGAGAAGGTGCTGGAAGAACACACAGCAGAGAAAACTTTACGGGGGGTCCCTGCTTGTCTCCGAGCAGGACATTTCGGGGAAGAGAGGCCATCAAGGTCCAGAATGGTGGCGTGGAAGCCAAGAGTCACACGCCAAGTTAGTGTCAGAATCCCAACCTGTCCCAGGTCTCTAGATGACACTTGGCACAGAGCTTTTGTCCTAGGGATCTGAGGGATgcatgaaaagagaaaaagcagcCGTGGATGAGGGAGGGACCAGAGCGGGGAGgagactgaataaataaatgaatgagaattCACCAAGTGCCAGTGTGCCCTGTGACCCAGTTACACGTGTGCATCTGGTGCAGAAAGTAGCTAGTTGGTGGGTGAGATGGTACAGGTGCCTGCTGCGGTAGCCTGACTGCCTGAGCCTGCTCCTCAGAATCCATAGataggtggaagaagagaaggactACACAGagctgtcctcctctggcctccacacttgtGGCATGCAcgtccacacagacacacacaccaacaacagtTTTTAAGTGTCTGCTCACAGCCAGGTAAAGGCCCAAGCTTTGAGCCCACCCACCGGTGTGTTCCTTTGTTCTCTCCACACTCAatcattttaagaataaaaagctttaaaatatttacatggcTAATGAACCACATCCAGACATGAGTATTGTCATATTTAGTATCAGGAATAAGCTTGCTGGTCTTTTCTGCGCCTTTGTTGTGTGAGTTTTTGAGAAATTTTAAAGTACAGCTTTCTCAGATTGGTAGTGGTTGGTGGTATTGAAATTTCCCATAATTTTCTTAAGATAATAAAGTCACATAAATTTGATGTCCCCTTTGACTATTTCTTGTCTTACACCTTTTCTCCCTCTCCAtgagtaagctttttttttttttttttttttttttttttttttttttttttttttttaagagagggtttctctgtatagccttggctgtcctggaactcgctctgtataccaggctgcccttgaactcagagatccatcctgcctcctgagtgctgggattaaaggtgtgagccaccaccaccaggagccccctttttttaaagatgcatttTCATTCAGATAGGTGAATATATTATCTGTGCATTTGCATTTTGTTTGCATGACATTTTAGAGATATTTATGTTACTCTTAagaatctgttttctttgttctttatagtGTCTACTttataaacctttttaaaaagatttatttttaattatgtgtgttgcGGGTATGTGAacatgagttcaggtgcccatggaggccttaAGAgtgcatcagataccctggagttgcagttacaggtggttatgagccacctgctgggaatcgaacccgggtcctctggaagtgcagcaagggctcttaaccacggagccctTCTTCACCACTGAACGACCTTATTCAGCGTACTCACCCATTCTTCCTGGAGTGGGTGTTGTAATAATTTACAGTTTTGCTTTTTGCAAACatttgtggagaaaaaaaaaaaccttttaggTGCTTCCTTGGCATCTGTGCCAGAATTCCTGTCAGGTATTTGACTAGAGCAATTGCCAGGTGCCATTTCATTTCCCTAGATGTTGCCAAATAACTTTCAGAGGGCTTCCTCAAGCTTGCACCCGTTGATAGCGTGAGACACTTCCTGCTCCATTTGGTCTGGCAGTTGATATTGTTAAACTTTGTTTACTGCATCCATTTATTAAACAATATCCAGCTGATGCACCAGTGTATGGGCTTGAGTGAGACACATGGTCAAGACAGAGAACAGTTCCTGCCTTCGTAGAGTGCACATTCCAGTAATCATGATAAACTTGGGAGCACCCCAGAGTCTCCCTGTGGGCTAAGGCAGACCGTTTGAAAGCTGTGGTCCTCCATTCCACAAATAAATGTGTCCTTTCTTTACCCCAATCCAAGATGGTCTTAATTGCTTTGTGTTTTAGCGGACAGAAACAGCCCTGCAAACCGCTCTGTGCACATTGAAAGACAGATGTGGAGGGCATTGttccttcctgtccttcctgGCATCTACTTGTCTGGCTTCCACTCTTCCATTCTTCCCATGTGATCTTGGAAAAGATACTTTTGAACATCACTTCCTTGATGCCTCTTTGGTAAAATGAGGGTGGTGGTATCTACCTCACAGTATTATAAGGAATAGAAATTACATGTGGAAAGCacctagcacagtgcctggcacacggAAGGTGTTTGATCACCAGCAGTGATCACGATCTGGAGTCACCATTCTTCCAAGCAGCCGATGTGCTCTTACCATGTGGACTTGAGGGACCAGCTGGTTGTGTCCAGATTCGCTTGCTGAGGTGTCAGATTGGATGTGCACGCTAGCAGCATCTGGCACCTGTTACTGCTACTATATCTGCCCGAGCCAGGCCTGCACATGTGTGAGCAAAACACTGAGTCAGGTGTTACTGCTTCCCACTTACCCTTTGTGAGTCCTGGAATAAGAAGTGTGCCCGGAGTCCAGCCATCAGTAAGGGCAGGCCTGTGGTCAGAACAGTGCTTCCCACTTCATtgcctcttgtttttgtttgtggtattgggacttgaacccagggtctgTATGTgtctgctctaccactgagctatacccccagcccCAGTCCGCCATTTGCTTCCCCAACAGCTGTCTTGCTATTTTGTCTGTGTTCCCTGGGAGGGAATGGAATCTTTCATAGGAATGTGTCAGCACCCTCCTCAGGAGGAAGGAATACAGATGCCATATTCCAGAAAGGCATGGAGGAGAGCTAAGAGGCATGCGTGGGGATGGAGGCTCATTCGGCAGCTGAAGCAGCATATCACACTGCTATGATCCTTTCCCTCTAGACCGAAAGTCTCACTCTTGGCTCAGACAccctggacattttttttttttttttggttttttgagacagggtttctctgtgtagctttgcacctttcctggaactcactctgtagactaggctggccccgaactcacagagatccgcctgcctctgcctcccgagtgctgggattaaaggcatgccccaccactgcccagccacccTGGACATTTTAAATCTCTCTGTGCCCTGCTTACTTCCCCCTTTCTCCTACCATTCTGCCTCTTTGACTGGGAGGTCTCCAGAATGCTATTTAATATCCCTATCAGTCCCAGAACAGAAAGTAATATACAGATCACAAAGGCTGGCAGGTATCAAACTTACAAAACAGAGACTTTTccactttaaaatataaagtacatGCGTAATCATATGTGGTTTAAAGAAGACTAAACACCCTCATATCCACCActcagcttaagaaactgaactTGAAGCCAAGCCCAGTGGCACACcggtagtcccagcatttgggagagtgAGGTGGATCAATAAGtacatgagttcaagaccaccctgagTGACATAGGGAGGCcttgtctcaagaagaaaaaaaggaaaggggagaagggaTAGACCAGTAACTTGGAAACTCCAGTGCCCACTTCTGGTCATGTGCCTGTTCACATAAGCCgctttgtttaattttatgcTAATCATTCCTTtgttgttctagaactcactactTCTATAATATGTACTCTTAAAATAGTATTTCCATAACAATAAGTCTCTTCACATATTTCTGAATTTTTAGTCatgtgccactgtgtctggcttcaagttttttggtttgagacagtatctgtctacatagccctgactggcctgaaactctttatgtagaccagactggccttgaactcacagagatctgcctgcctctgcctccagagtgctgtaattaaaaacaggagtcaccacacccagcccttttttcttttcttttttttaagatttattttttaaccattatttatgtatatgtgtgtgtgtgtgtgtgtgtgtgtgtgtgtgtgtgtgtgtgtattcctggaGTATGGGTATTGGGACATGAACCCCAGTCCCATGGTTAAAGCAGCAATgctctaactactgagccatcccaaGTTCTATCCCTCTTTTGCCTCTcagattgttttattttggtgaGACATGGTCTCTATTATATAGcactagctgttctggaacttgctatgtggaccagactggcctcaaactcacagagtaccacctacctctgcctcccaggtgcctCTCAGATACTTTTATttctatgagtattttgcctgcaagtatatCTGTGGACCATGTAAGTGTgtgatgcccatggaggtcagatgagggcttaggatcccctggaactgaagtttgtagttggagttttctccagtcccacctgggcccacagccgctcagacccaagtaaaaacacagaggcttatgttacttataaactgtatggccatggcaggcttcttgctatctagttcttatatcttttttttttaaatttatttatttactatgtatacagtgttctacctgcatgtatgcctgcaggtcagaagagggcaccagatctcattatagatggttgtgaggcaccatgtggttgctgggaattgaactcaggacctctggaagagcagctattgcccttaaccactgagccatctctccagcccctagttcttatatcttaaattaacccatttttataaatgtataccttgccacgtggcttgtggcttaccagtattttacatcttgcttctcatggcagcggctactggcagcatctcctgactcagccttccacttgccagaattctctctctttgtcctgcctatactatacttcctgcctggctactggccaatcagcattttatttatcaatcaatcagagcaacacattgacagcatacagaaagacatccccagcagaagttagacagttgtgagctgccatgtgggtgctggggacgaAACCCAGACCCTCTGccagagtaacaagtgctcttaaccattgagccatctctctggccccaagtTCTGTTTCTTAAATTGGTGGTGGACACTCTATTCTGTGACTGGCTCTTTCCTGGACATTTTTTTCCTTactacatttatgtatgtgtcatggagcatatgtagaggtcagaggacaacttctaccATCAAGCTTGGAATGTTTTCAAGATTTCCTCTAGTACATGACCTGTACTAGGCCACGTACCCACTGCTGCCTCCTCCCTAGACTTCTACAAATGCCTCCTAAGTAGGTGATAATTCCTACTTCCACccccggcacacacacacacacacacacacacacacaccggcccCCAGTTGGCCTCCAGTCATCTTTTCCTGAATACTCCTGTCTGCTCTCTAGAGCCTGCAGGTAAAGGACTAGACTCCTTGGCCTGGCATTTAAGGCCCTGACTTTCTTTCTCCAGCTCCCCGGCTCCCCCGCATACACTTGAAGTTTCCAGAACTGACCCTGTGCTGTTCCCTCAGACTTGTTAGGTCCCGTCTGCAAAGGACCAAGCCCCTTGCCTCACTGCTGCCCGCTTCATCCCCCAGCGGAAGCTGCCGTCCTGTCCTGGTCCCTGCCTCCCAGCTGCTCATCCTGGTGAAATTCCAGCATTTTCAGCTTCCTCCCCGCTTCCATTGCTAATGTATCTGTCTGTTCTCCATTCAGATCTACGCTCTCAACAGAGTCATGACAGAGCTGGAGCAGCAGCAGTTTGATGAGTTCTGTAAGCAAATGCAGCCACCTGGGGAGTGAGCCAGCCCCATCCTAGTCAGAGCACCTGGAGCCTCACAGAACTGACCAAGACTTGTGGAGACCTCTGCACTCAACTTCCTGTAGGTAACTTCCACCACACTGGTTCCTCCTCTCAGAACTGGCCCAGTGCTTGCTGGGTAGACTTTTCATCTGGGACAGCAGATTTTTTAAAAGGCCTTTTTTCTACTGTGTGAGAAAAATCATTGTTTCTAGTGAAACTGTGTGTCTTccctaaaaagaataaaatacaaaatgttcaTTTGTTCTTACTTTAGGGTGGGAATGCCTGCTCAAGGAAAGTGGGATAAAGAATGGGGTAggtgagggctggagggatggctcagtggtgagagcactgactgctctggtggaggacccaggttctgttcccaacacccacatccaACACttcacacacctgtaactccggctccagggcatccaacatcTTTTTCTGGACTCTGTGAGCACCTCACTCCCACATATGCCCACAAAGacatacatagttaaaaataaaataggtcttaaacaaacaaacaaacagggcatactagcacatacctttaatcccagcacacaggaggcagagacaagcagatacctgtgagtttgaggtcaacctgttctacagagcaagtcccaggctagccaaagctacatagtgagaccctgtctctcacacacacatacacacacacacacacacacacacacacacacacacacacacagagtgggatCCAGTGTCCATGGGAACAGAGGAAGTGCTTTGCCTTGGGAATAAGGACAGCTCATTATTTTTCTCAAGGGGAAAGAATGCAGGAGTTGGTGGATTTGGTAAGTGTGGAAGTTCTTTGCAGAGTAAGAAGCAGGGTGAGGAGAGTGAAAAGGGGAGGTGATGGAGGCTTGAGGAGAGAGGGTGTGAAACAGTAGTCTAGTTCCACAGAGTGAAAACAGACCTGCAGGGACACGGGACGACAGCCGGGCAGCAGTAAGGCTTCACTGGGGATGAGCAGACCTAGACTCCAAGCTGCACTGGCCATGCTGTGTTCTCAGCCCTGCTTGAGTGAGGCGCAGGAGACGGGGAGTTGCAATAAAGTGAACCAGGGCTTTGCTCAGCTAACGTGGAAGCAAAGAAAGGCAGGGAGGAGCGCATTCCCAGTGCGTGGATTATAACCACGGGCCTGGCTCTACGCTGTGTGAAAAAGTAAATGAGCCAGACGTGGTTCACACacctgatcccagcactggggaggctgaggcaggaggatcaggagtttgaggccagcctgggctacatagtgagactctgactcCGAGTGAATGAGAACTGGAGAGGATAAGGGACTTTGGAAGGGTCTGAGGCTCACGAGTTAGAGTTTCTACTATTGTTGAAGCTGAGCCTCTAGAAGTGTCCTGGAGGGATGATTAGAGAATAGAAtgccgggggctggagagatggctcagaggttaagagcactgcctgttcttccagaggtcctgagttcaattcccagcaaccacatggtgcctcacaaccatctataatgagatctggtgccctcttctggcgtgcaggcatgcatgcagatagaacactgtatacataataaataaatctttaaaaaaaaaaaaaaggcgtgaGAATAGAATGCCAGAAACAGACCCGAGAGCGGCTACTCTTACTGGTAATGACAGAGCCCAGGGGATTACTCCAGAAGGCTGGAGTAGGACAGAGGACTAGATCTTTGGGGTTTGCTGGAGGACTGGGAAGGCAGAGTATGGGACAGTCATCTTGAGAAGTGCCCATGTCAGGATTTGTtgagtgaccttgggcaagtcatttGGCTGCTTGGTGCCTCAGTCTTCATGTCTTAAGAAGGAACGTTAGTATTTCTGCTTCACTTGAATTCAGTAAGATGGAAAGCACCACATCTGGAGTACACCTGTGCTCAGGAAACAGCACAGCTGGGAGTTAACTCAGACCCGAGTCCCTAGTAAACCTTAAAAGGTGCTCTTACTCTTTAAttagtgaaaaattaaaaactgtggTGGCAACGAGTTTATCTACACCCTGGGAGCCGCTTCCCACTGTTATTACTGTTTCTGTGAGACACTGATCAGGGAGGACTGTAGACCACCtacccacccttccttccttcttcctcttttctccttccttccttccttccttccttccttccttccttccttcctccctctcttcctcccttcctccatatcttcctctcttccttccccttcaaAAAAAGCAGAAAGCATATTCCCTCCTACATGAGCAGgtagtagagaaaaaaaaaaaaaacgaggcggggcatgatggcgcacgcctttaatcccagcactctggaggcagaagcaggaagatctctgagttcaaagccaacctggtctacagagtgagttccaggacagccaggactacacagagaaaccctgtcttgaaaaacaaacaagaccacATGCTACTTCCAGTGCTGCTCTAGACCCTGCTGGTCACAGGCGTCCAGTCACACGCGTAAGTACATGTGACCTTTACTCCCATCCTGTGACTGCAGCTAACAGCAGCTCTGGGAGGGCAGTCCAGATACTTTTCGGTTTTCATCTTAGGGCTACTTCCCCAGGCCTAGAGTCAGGTTGCAAGGGGAATGTTCAGACTGGAACCTTAGGAACCAAACACCTGTCACCTAGCTGCCTCTTCTGGGGTAGAGGTTAAAGTTGTCTCTGACATGTGCTTCAGGAATGTAATTGACACCAACATGTTCACAGCAGGGTTACTGCAATGCTGagcaagtgatgggattaagggcattTGTCACAATGCCTAgctaaaaactaaaaatttttttaaagaatattttttttaatttgaaggaGTTGTTAAACTACTCCATTTATCTGTCCTTCAAAATATGGATCCAATTAAATCAGTGGttttaacctgtgggtcatgatcccctTGCAGGTCAAACAACCCTAagacattagaaaacacagatacttacattacgattcataacagtagcaaaattagttatggagtagcaatgaaaataattttatggtagggtcaccacaacatgagggactgtattaaagggccacagcattaggaagtttgagaaccactgagttaaatGATGAATTCAAGagtccaggaaaaaaaatgggttaaaaaaaatctcatcttacTTATGAAGCCTGACAACCCAGAGAATGTAAATGGTGTTTATGACAATAAATTTTGAACATTTcagtctaaaagaagaaaaactaaagaGAAAATTACATGTTGGTTTATACCCTGCTGATCCCATTGGAAAACGCTTGAGCGTTAGGAAGGAATTAAGCTCACAATTGTAGACCTGAATGTAGctggctttcttg containing:
- the Svbp gene encoding small vasohibin-binding protein isoform X1, with the translated sequence MTAVPLCRKLRLRSKEETGLGTHSEVRADQEAFRSQAMDPPGRKEKSKVKEPAFRVEKAKQKSAQQELKQRQRAEIYALNRVMTELEQQQFDEFCKQMQPPGE
- the Svbp gene encoding small vasohibin-binding protein isoform X2 is translated as MDPPGRKEKSKVKEPAFRVEKAKQKSAQQELKQRQRAEIYALNRVMTELEQQQFDEFCKQMQPPGE